A stretch of Acipenser ruthenus chromosome 1, fAciRut3.2 maternal haplotype, whole genome shotgun sequence DNA encodes these proteins:
- the LOC117420676 gene encoding prostaglandin E2 receptor EP4 subtype-like: MAQDNSTKCSISNFDKPLDPTVPAIMFIFGVVGNVIAIVVLCKSRKEQKETTFYTLVCGLAFTDLLGTILVSPVTIATYVKGGWPGGDSLCEYSAFILLFFGLAGLSIICAMSIERYMAINHAYFYNHYVDKKLAGLTLLAIYVSNVLFCALPNMGYGKAKKQYPDTWCFIDWRSNVSTDAAFSYMYAGFSSFLILTTVVCNILVCGALIRMHRKFVRRTSLGTDQNRIAEFRRRRSFSRMAGAEIQMVILLIATSVVVLICSIPLVVRVFVNQLYQPQLVTEIYKNPDLQAIRIASVNPILDPWVYILLRKAVLLKLIEKIKCLFCRIGGRRQRPGDNFNCIDGQRTSSVMSRDSPSLVSRELREVSSTSQTFLYLPENRENFLGSCRIGRGTSDSSTESSSLRTFRSSNYLQEQDSKNRTSVNQSGSNSSSRPPSYQKDHPLHVTFTDETLNLQEKCI; the protein is encoded by the exons ATGGCGCAAGACAATTCGACCAAATGTAGTATTTCCAATTTTGATAAACCACTGGACCCCACTGTTCCAGCTATTATGTTTATATTTGGTGTTGTGGGAAACGTGATAGCAATTGTTGTTCTTTGCAAATCCAGAAAGGAACAGAAAGAGACTACCTTCTACACCTTGGTCTGCGGACTAGCATTTACCGATCTGTTGGGCACAATTCTCGTCAGTCCGGTCACCATTGCCACCTATGTAAAAGGAGGTTGGCCAGGTGGGGACTCACTCTGCGAGTACAGTGCTTTCATTCTCCTCTTTTTTGGGCTGGCAGGACTTAGCATAATATGTGCCATGTCAATTGAAAGGTATATGGCTATTAACCATGCCTATTTCTACAACCACTATGTGGACAAGAAGCTGGCAGGGTTAACACTGCTTGCGATCTATGTTTCAAACGTGCTGTTCTGTGCTTTGCCCAACATGGGTTATGGCAAGGCTAAGAAGCAATACCCTGATACCTGGTGCTTCATAGACTGGAGAAGCAACGTGAGCACCGACGCTGCGTTCTCTTACATGTATGCGGGTTTTAGTTCTTTCCTTATTTTGACCACTGTTGTCTGCAATATCTTGGTCTGTGGGGCGCTGATCAGGATGCACAGAAAGTTTGTGAGAAGGACATCCCTTGGCACGGATCAAAACAGGATTGCAGAGTTTCGAAGAAGACGGAGTTTCAGTCGGATGGCTGGTGCAGAAATCCAGATGGTGATCCTGCTCATAGCCACGTCCGTGGTGGTGTTGATTTGTTCCATTCCACTAGTG GTGCGAGTGTTTGTAAATCAGTTGTACCAACCACAACTGGTGACGGAGATCTACAAAAACCCTGATCTCCAGGCCATTCGCATTGCCTCTGTGAACCCCATCCTGGACCCATGGGTCTATATTCTCCTGAGGAAGGCGGTTCTCCTCAAACTCATTGAGAAGATCAAGTGTCTCTTCTGCAGAATTGGGGGACGCAGGCAGCGACCAGGTGACAATTTCAACTGCATAGATGGCCAGCGAACTTCCTCGGTGATGTCCCGAGATTCCCCTTCCCTGGTGTCTCGGGAGCTAAGGGAGGTCAGCAGCACATCACAGACTTTTTTATACCTCCCGGAGAACAGAGAGAACTTCCTTGGCAGCTGTAGGATAGGACGAGGGACGTCAGACTCTAGCACAGAAAGCTCTTCATTAAGGACTTTCCGGAGCTCTAATTATTTACAAGAGCAGGACTCCAAAAACAGGACTTCAGTAAATCAATCCGGTTCAAATTCAAGTAGTCGGCCCCCTTCTTATCAAAAAGACCATCCCCTCCATGTGACTTTCACGGATGAAACATTGAACCTACAAGAAAAGTGTATATAG